The Accipiter gentilis chromosome 19, bAccGen1.1, whole genome shotgun sequence genome has a window encoding:
- the KCNE3 gene encoding potassium voltage-gated channel subfamily E member 3 has translation MEEDNRTETWHRSLQAVLNALNQTLHGVILCPTDRPTTIARNASTRAGHPGRNDNAYMYILFVMTLFAATVGSLILGYTRSRKVDKRSDPYHVYIKNRVSMI, from the coding sequence ATGGAGGAGGACAACCGGACAGAGACCTGGCACCGAAGCCTCCAGGCAGTGCTTAATGCCTTGAACCAGACGCTGCATGGGGTCATCCTCTGTCCCACTGACCGCCCCACCACCATCGCACGCAACGCCAGCACCCGCGCCGGCCATCCCGGCCGCAACGACAACGCCTACATGTACATCCTCTTCGTCATGACGCTTTTTGCCGCCACGGTGGGGAGCCTCATCCTGGGCTACACCCGCTCCCGCAAAGTGGACAAGCGCAGCGACCCGTACCACGTCTACATCAAGAACAGGGTCTCCATGATCTGA